The Rhineura floridana isolate rRhiFlo1 chromosome 8, rRhiFlo1.hap2, whole genome shotgun sequence genome includes a region encoding these proteins:
- the TEX52 gene encoding testis-expressed protein 52, producing MATWKERHFLCRDKYVPWPGFSPRPYHKLAVERPPYTDAKIKVCQKIRSPVEEDTIWHVWGYHTWLDVGRLPAIYRPRPDKPFDSNTWRWITAPRKESTAVPPVPPPSQLDGNTYIKFIEGDALFVDWRHRERVLTQTKKEIKQCEQLRLRSECRAPPLDYKGNIMPPKQFSRYKHLLSGKSPALPCVQLQPVTPPSKDCWNRPCPNPQPHYQEAAVKFALKNNSPICPEVVEKYQELALSGSKIRPCTPVT from the exons ATGGCCACATGGAAAGAGAGGCACTTCCTTTGTAGGGACAAATATGTACCGTGGCCAGGGTTTTCTCCAAGACCCTACCATAAACTGGCTGTTGAAAGACCACCATACACAGATGCCAAAATCAAAGTTTGCCAGAAAATACGTAGCCCAGTTGAAGAGGATACCATTTGGCATGTCTGGGGATATCATACATGGCTGGATGTAGGGAGGTTGCCAGCAATCTATCGCCCAAGACCAGATAAGCCTTTTGACAGCAACACATGGCGATGGATCACTGCCCCCAGGAAAGAATCCACGGCTGTGCCACCAGTTCCACCTCCTTCACAGCTGGATGGAAACACCTACATTAAGTTCATTGAAGGGGACGCATTGTTTGTGGACTGGAGACATAGAGAAAGAGTTTTGACccaaacaaagaaagaaataaagCAATGTGAGCAACTCAGATTGAGGAGTGAGTGCCGAGCACCTCCTTTGGACTATAAAGGAAATATTATGCCTCCAAAACAGTTCAGTCG ATACAAGCATCTGCTTTCAGGGAAGAGTCCAGCATTGCCTTGTGTCCAACTGCAGCCTGTCACACCTCCTTCTAAAGACTGCTGGAACCGTCCTTGTCCAAACCCCCAACCCCATTACCAGGAAGCAGCTGTCAAATTTGCCCTGAAGAACAACAGTCCAATCTGCCCAGAGGTGGTAGAAAAATACCAGGAACTGGCCCTTTCTGGCAGCAAAATAAGACCATGTACACCTGTCACCTGA